One genomic region from Drosophila busckii strain San Diego stock center, stock number 13000-0081.31 chromosome 3R, ASM1175060v1, whole genome shotgun sequence encodes:
- the LOC108604636 gene encoding E3 ubiquitin-protein transferase MAEA, whose product MSEIKALEHATLKVPYEILNKRFRSAQKIIDREVDQVMNVSRQVEKALSAPQSPILSDVTKLMGNVAQKLQVLKRKADESITDELSVTQICKRKLEHLKGIVPPNRSDGEAWEGSVEQWKRIRLDRLVIEHLLRMGYYETAEELAARSDVRHLTNLDVFQTSREVEDDLAQNSTTKCVLWCIDNKSKLRKINSTLEFSLRVQEFIELVRQNKRFEAVQHSRRYFPAYEKTQLNEICHVMALLAYPTDTDMDHCRKYMDPKRWDKLVLDFRHENYRLYQLSSTSVFSAAIQAGLSALKTPQCYSQTCHNLNCPVCQDDLNRIALKLPYSHCVQSRLICRVTGLPLNEHNQPMMLPNGQIFGQLALPEITKDDGTVTCPVTNVKFSNPKIDKVFVM is encoded by the coding sequence atgtcgGAAATAAAGGCGTTGGAGCACGCAACATTAAAAGTGccatatgaaatattaaacaaacgcTTCAGATCTGCACAAAAGATAATCGACCGTGAGGTCGACCAAGTAATGAATGTTTCACGTCAAGTCGAGAAAGCCTTGAGTGCACCGCAGTCCCCCATATTATCGGATGTCACCAAACTTATGGGAAATGTGGCCCAGAAACTTCAGGTACTCAAACGTAAGGCAGATGAGAGTATCACCGACGAGTTAAGTGTGACGCAGATTTGCAAGCGTAAGCTGGAGCATCTCAAGGGCATAGTGCCACCTAATCGCAGCGATGGTGAAGCCTGGGAGGGTTCGGTGGAGCAGTGGAAGCGCATTCGCCTGGATCGCTTGGTCATAGAGCACTTACTGCGCATGGGCTACTATGAAACAGCTGAGGAGCTAGCAGCGCGCTCCGATGTGCGCCATCTAACCAATCTAGATGTGTTTCAAACATCACGTGAAGTTGAGGATGATCTGGCCCAAAACAGCACCACAAAATGTGTGCTCTGGTGCATTGACAACAAGTCCAAGCTCCGCAAGATAAACTCCACCTTAGAGTTTAGTCTGCGTGTACAGGAGTTCATAGAGCTAGTGCGTCAAAACAAGCGCTTCGAAGCGGTGCAGCACTCGCGTCGCTACTTCCCCGCCTATGAGAAGACCCAGCTCAATGAGATATGCCATGTCATGGCGCTGCTGGCCTATCCCACCGACACGGACATGGACCACTGTCGCAAGTACATGGACCCAAAGCGCTGGGATAAACTGGTGTTAGACTTTCGTCATGAAAACTATCGTCTCTATCAGCTGTCCAGCACATCAGTCTTTTCAGCAGCCATACAGGCGGGACTATCAGCGTTGAAGACACCACAATGCTACTCGCAGACGTGTCACAATCTCAACTGTCCCGTCTGCCAAGACGATCTCAATCGCATTGCGCTCAAGTTGCCATATTCGCATTGTGTGCAGAGTCGCCTCATTTGTCGCGTCACTGGGCTGCCCCTGAACGAGCACAACCAGCCTATGATGCTGCCCAATGGACAAATCTTTGGACAGTTAGCGCTGCCCGAGATAACCAAAGACGACGGCACTGTAACGTGCCCAGTAACAAATGTTAAGTTCTCCAATCCCAAAATTGATAAGGTCTTCGTCATGTAA
- the LOC108601760 gene encoding 40S ribosomal protein S3, with protein sequence MNMNLTISKKRKFVSDGIFKAELNEFLTRELAEDGYSGVEVRVTPSRTEIIIMATKTQQVLGEKGRRIRELTAMVQKRFNFETGRIELYAEKVATRGLCAIAQAESLRYKLTGGLAVRRACYGVLRFIMESGAKGCEVVVSGKLRGQRAKSMKFVDGLMIHSGDPCNDYVETATRHVLLRQGVLGIKVKIMLPYDPKNKIGPKKPLPDNVSVVEPKEEKIYETPETEYKIPPANKPLDDLSEGKVM encoded by the exons ATGAACATGAACCTGACAATTTCAAAGAAACGCAAG TTCGTTTCGGACGGTATCTTCAAGGCTGAGTTGAACGAGTTCCTGACTCGTGAGCTCGCTGAGGATGGTTACTCCGGTGTTGAGGTGCGTGTGACGCCCTCCCGCACTGAGATCATCATCATGGCCACCAAGACCCAGCAAGTGTTGGGCGAGAAGGGACGCCGCATTCGTGAGCTCACCGCCATGGTGCAGAAGCGTTTCAACTTCGAGACTGGCCGCATCGAGCTGTACGCCGAGAAGGTCGCCACACGCGGTCTGTGCGCCATTGCACAGGCTGAGTCTCTGCGCTACAAGCTGACTGGAGGTCTGGCTGTGCGTCGTGCCTGCTACGGTGTGCTGCGCTTCATCATGGAGTCTGGCGCCAAGGGCTGCGAAGTTGTTGTGTCTGGCAAGCTGCGCGGTCAGCGTGCTAAGTCCATGAAGTTCGTCGATGGACTCATGATTCACTCTGGTGATCCATGCAACGACTATGTCGAAACTGCCACTCGTCACGTGCTGCTGCGTCAAGGTGTGCTGGGTATCAAGGTCAAGATCATGTTGCCTTATGACCCCAAGAACAAGATTGGCCCCAAGAAGCCACTGCCCGACAATGTGTCCGTTGTTGAGCCCAAGGAGGAGAAGATCTACGAGACCCCCGAGACGGAGTACAAAATTCCACCAGCAAACAAACCTCTGGACGATCTGTCCGAGGGCAAGGTTAtgtaa